The Phocoena sinus isolate mPhoSin1 chromosome 8, mPhoSin1.pri, whole genome shotgun sequence nucleotide sequence CTGAGGTCATCTCGTGCCTTCCAGGGGCTGCAGGCTGACAGACACAAAGAGCTCTGTAATTAGTCTCTTCCCTGGGACCACACGCCAGGGAGGACCAAACCAGCGAACCTGTCAGAAGGGACACATAAATTTGTTATCATTTGTTTTGTCCATCTTAGAAAGAGAGGCAGATGATCCTGCTCTTGTCTTCCACACATCACTCTGAAGATAAGTTCTGGAAAAATTTCCAGAAGCAACAAAACGATCAAAGATCCCTGCCTATACAATGACTCCAACTTACTACCTGTTCTCCAGTTTTTACCTTTGATGTCTGGGCACAAAGAGACTGAGCAGCTCGGTGGCTTCCGAGAAGACAGTTGAGGCAGTCCAGTTTAGGGGTACACATGCAGCCAAGGTGAGCCCCGGCACAGGGGTTCTGCAACTGTTCACTGGGACCAGTGTCGTCCAATGACCCTACGAATTGTCTCAAAGGAGGATGAACGTGAAAAATTATCTAGAGTGAGATTTTCCTTAAGCCAACAGGGAGCTTAAGTGTAACTGCTGATACAGGCTTTTAAATGTAATCCAGGGCTAGAAATCCTGACCCCAACACAGAAGCCAGTATTTACCTGGGGCCTGACCACAGCTGGGAGGAccctgcaaaggaaaccattcaTTTCCTCAGGGTGTGTGGACCGCCCGCAACTGAGCTGTTCTGACCACCGTGCACCTGGACCCCCGACCAGCCAGAGGGGAGGCTGCCGCTTCTCACCTTTCTTTAGTTTCTGGTTGGCCAGCCAGTCACTCTTGGGCTGTGAACACACCCTTCTTTGCAACTCTAACAATTAGGTAGAACTCATTTCTCTGAGAAGCCCCCTTTCGGGCAGAGAGGAAGAGGCCAGTGCCACCGCGAGTCCCTTCTGCAGAGGCCTGTCGTCGGCTGGGGGCGACACTCACACCAGGcggtcccctccctccccataaGGGCACAGGCGCCCCACTACTCTGAGGTGAGGGTTGCCTTTGGTCCCGATCACAGGCTCCTGCAGTCCTGCCTGACTGACTCGGGACACCGCTTCAACGCTCTGAGGAAAAAGCGACTCTGACTTTCTCTTTCCTCGGAGGCAAAGTTGGATGCAGAAAGGCAGGAGTCCTAGAGTGCCATCTCCCAGTCCTCCTTGGTGGGCCCCAGATGCTTCCCCTTACGTGCAGATTGGAGGGtcctcctctgtgttcccaggGCAGCAAGAGGGCGGGGCAGGCCTGGGCGGGGCAGAGGCGGCAGGGGACAGTCAGCGCAGCTCACCAGTTTCAAGTGGAACATCCACCCTCTCTGCTGAGCTGACGTGCTGTTTGCCTTACAGGGACCAGCATATCAGCGGCATGTAAATACTAGAGACACACTCGCCCAACTGGAAATTGCAGAGCTAGTGCATTTTCCCCAAAGCAGAGACTAATAcccctggatttaaaaaaaaaaaaaaaaaaagcataaacaaaaaatagagtaCCACACATATTGCACTTTTTGCTGAATGAAATTTTTACCTCACGTTCATCTCACCAAAGTCTCTTCAGAGGAGCCTGGTTTACAAGATAATAAAGCTAATGGTTATTATACAGTAGTGTACACACTGCTGATGTGAAACAGACTGGAAAGAAAGTCATTATTTCAAAGTACCTCTAGTACTAAGCCTTCGTAGTGTTACTTTAGTATCTGTGAAGAGAAAACTGCTTGGAGGCGACAAAGGTCGCTCACTAGTCGGGGGACAGAGCAACGGCGATGGTCAGACGGGGCTGGGAAAACACCTGACTGACGGACGGCACCAGTCTCCTCTCGCCAGCTTACGTTTCAGCAAATACAGATTGTTATGgaatttattgatttctgcttgaaataaatgagaaaagcaaacagGAGCTTACAACATAGTCCAGCAGGATGGGTCATGCTATTCACCCCGCTGTCATCGGTCTGAACAGACCCGCCACGGCTGGGTGCTTCCCAGTGTCTACCTCTGGGGCCTCGACCCTCCTGGGGCCTCTCCCGCCTCATCTGTCAGCCCAGTCGTCCTCCCGTAGCTCCCGGCTTTCCTGGGCTCAGTGGCTCATGGCCCTGTCGGGGGCAGGCATCTATGCCGATCTGTGACTCTGCCATTCCGGGGACTCTGAAATGAGTGGCCCCCGTTTTCAATCTGGAAggcattttaatttcataaatattatagCGCTTCTGTAGAACATTTTGGGAAAACATCCTTCTGTCTAAACAAATCAAGCCCTGTTTTATAACTGCCTTATTTTGCAAAGACTTAAAACAGGTTAGAGATCTTAATGAAAGGATCTCTTAAATGAAATGATGGTGTCTGTTTCACGAAATCATCAATCTTAAGCATGAGGAGGAATAAACAATCCGTAGAAGGAACCTAATTCCTTCTTCCTGGGTTTTCACTGCGTGTTGTCAAATCACAAAAATGCGTCCTCCACACCACCCTCCCTTGCTCACACCCAGAGGCCAACCCCAAGCAGAGGGCCTCTGTGGAGCGTCCTGGCACCAAGAGGAGCCAGGACAGAACTCCTAGACCTTCCATGTTTCTCCCCACCTGCGTGGACACGTACTACAAAGAGGAAAGGCAACTTAAAGGTGTTTTCTAGATGCAGCATCAGTGTAGTATCTCTCTTCTTTGTGCTTTAAGGAAGATGCTTTGTGCTTAACGCATTCATCTGCTGATAGGACAAGCCATTCTAAAGGACAGAAACGATAGTCTTTGTAAATAACACTGAATTTGTAACACTTGCATGTTACTGTCCAAATGACAGATTACTCCTTACTTCTAAGTATACAGTCAACTAGCCGTAGCATCTTTTTTACTTATTCTGATGATTGGATCGTAAGGGTTAATAATATACACTGTGTTTGGCAGATAATCTGCTTAAATGGTTAACACCTCTGTGGTCTTTTGAATATTGCTGTAATACTTGAACATTTCATTGCAAGTCAAAACTCTAAGGAAATTAAGGATGTGATTCCCACATGGTGGAAAACAAACTCTGAAGTGACTTTGGATTTAGCATCGACATAAATGGAAAACTGTTGGTTTCTAcagaaaagaaatcattaaagCATGATCTGGGGGGAAAAAGGCACAGCACTACCACTTCACATGGGAgataaaagttcatttttctcatccttaaaatTTCTAAGCCCTATATGAAACTGTCCAAATATACAAAGCTCAATAAACGACTAGCAACATCTAGTGTAAAGTCAAAGtagttattacattttaaaagagacGTTAATTCCTCTAAAGACCAACTGCCCCAAACCAGAAGTCTCCACAGAAGACTGTGCAGGAAGCGCCCGTCTTCCCCGGCCCAGGGCTGCTGTTCTTGACATGTTTCTGGAGTTTCCTGCCCCTGGTCTCCACTGTGGTGCATCTCTTGGTTCCACAGGCGACATCTCTGGAGCTCTGAGGACACTGTGACCCAAGGCACCTTCTGAAGAGGTGTGTCACCTATTCTCAGATGGAGGTGACTGCCAGTTTCAGGGGTCAGTACCCGCTGTTACTCAGTGGGCCCTGAAACAAAGCTCACGCTCTTACCGCTTGGCAGTGATCTCGGGGACAACTTGCATCAGCAGCTTAGAACTTATGATTCACTGACAAAGTACAACTTTCTTCTATTTCCTGTGCATCGAATTTCATTACGTATCTTGATTTGCCTTTAAGGAACATGCTGTTGCTTGGTTTCAGTGAGAAATGtattgcctttttttgtttttgcctataCGTAACGGCACACATCTTTTCCTGCTTTCACCAAGGTTTCCCTCGATAATGAACTGATGTAGTTCTGTGTAAAACCTAGGTCTGGATGTCTTCCTCTTATAAAACTTTTGTTGGTGGCTCTGATGAGAGCTTGCTCCACTTGACCTAAGGGCATGAGCTGCAGCCTACAACTATGTTCCAGCACTTGCCACAGAAACCCGTGGTGGGACGGAGCCATGAGGAAGCAACATCCACCCGGCCAGGCCCTCTGATTCCAGTTGGGTGACTTGACTTTTTCCCCATCAGGGAGAGGGGgggaaaataagttttaaattgaaaaggctggaataaaaatagaaatacacacTCTCTTCACCTGACCCGCCTCACTTCCCGCACTGAGGTTAATTTACCAGGACGTAGCCACTGTGCTGTGGGTCCACGGCTTCCAGCATTTCACAATCAAAGAGTCCAGGGAACTCCGAGAGCGCTAGAGGGTCATAGCTGGAGGGGGCCTCCTGCAGTCCTGAGCTCCTGGGACAGCCAGGCGCCGCCAGGCCGCTCTGCTGGGCTCCATCCAGGGAGTACTGACAGGGACCGGGGCGGTCTGGCTCGGGGGAGGCCGCGCCTGGCAGCTCGCAAGTCTGATAGGAGAACTGTAAGGGTGCCCGGGCGGCCCCTGAGTGCTGCGGTGGCGGTGGCGGGGGAGCAGCCCGGGGACCTGGCGAGGCGGACAGCGGCTGCAGCCCCATCTCCCGGTACTGGCTGAGGAAAGGGCTGTACTGCATTTGCTCCGAGGCAGGCTCCAGGACGGGGCTCAGGGGCTGGGTCAGGCTGAAGGGCGGCGGCTGCTGGGATGGCGGCGGTGTCTCCTGGTGGGGAAGGGGCTGTGGGTACGAGCTCTCTGCTATCTGCATCTGATTAAAATATGCCTGCAGCTGAGACTGTTTCTGGAGGAAGAGCCGCTTCTGTTGGAGTCTAAGTTGGCAATaccaaaagaaagaattttaaatcttCTTCAGTGACGGCAATTTTAATGTAAATCCAGTATCAGTCATTAGTGTCCGTCCTCCCACTTCTCTCTTTCCCAcggcaggagaaaaaaaaaaaaaaagtgggggtaGGAACCAGTCATGTTTGGTTTCTTAAACCCAATCTTATTTTTTGTCCCCCAATTCTGGCTGATCCCTCAGTGCTCAAGTGAACATGAATTCCTTTTCTCTAagactcttttttcctctctatgaAACAAGAGGCTGATTTCCCATCTGGAGTGTTTTGAAGCGGGGTTGACACCTTGGTCTCTGTGGGTGTCTGTAGGTTGATGGATTAGGGTAGTTCTACCTTGGCCAAGGTGTTTCTACTAGTGAGGCCTGGGGGCATGGGATTACTACAAGGGAGGATGGAGGCCTTCTCTCCAGTATAACCCACTTAAACTGCAGTAGCTCACTGGATCCTGAAAGCTTAGGTCTATTCATAGCCCAAAGGGGAAACactaggagaaaaagaaaacaaagcacgCTTAAGGCTGCTACTCCCTGACAGGCTTATAGTCCACGGACAGTGGAATATCCATGTTAGCGTACTGAAACCTGTTTTCCTGGTAGAGGCAAATACTAGGGGAAAGGACAACATACCCAGCTTGTCTGCCACAAAGAAAGTGATTTCTTTGGCCAACCACCATCTCTCACCTGTGTTCTTGCAGCTGCTGTTCAAGGCTCCGTGGTGGTTCTTTACAATAAAGCTGACAGGTGTTCTGGGCTTTTGACAGAAGGCTGGGCTTCTGGAAGAGCAGAAAAATACAAGCGTGACATGTTGTCATCTAGGACGCAGTCATTAGACTGTACTTCTGCCTGGAGGACGAAGCCAAGTGAGTCCTCCAGAATCTGTGCAGGACGCAGGGACTGACACTTGCTCGTTGAGACCCTGGGAGAACCTGTGGCCCAGCAGCATTGGGTCAGCAGGCCTGGGCTGTCTCAGCTCTAACCTGCTTCACTTTTCTGTCTCTAAAAGTCCTCTAGGACCGGGAGGTTCATGGAGactaaaaacaatgagaaaagtgGAGTTAGATCTATAGCAAAGGCCACGGCAcctgctgaatgaacaaatgattcATTCTTTATGGGATCTatgttgtatcatttttaaagatttttgggCACCAATAGAGAGCTGATAGTACATTTTTTGCTGACTTgagatttccattttatttattattcactaAGAGGCATAATATAGAAGTAAAGAAGCCAGGGTTCCCTTTCCTGCTGCTCAGTGGCAGAACCCTTTCCTGGAGTCTGAGGACAGACCTTTTCTGCTGCCAAGACAGAGCATAAGGCTAAGTCTGAACATGTTTCTAGAAACTACAAGTGCAGAGTCAGACCCACCTGCCTATAAAGGAATTAAGCAGCTGCCCTAAAAAAATACCAAGCAAAACAGGTTCCTGCTTTGCAGAAAGGCAGATTCAGGATGAACAAAGTGAGCTGGGGCAACAAGGGGGAGGATCCCACCTGGAGTCTGTGCTGCAGGTACTGGGCTTCCAGGCTGTGCCGCTGGGAGAGCTGAGGGTGCGCGCTGCCGGGGAGCGCAGACACGCTCTTCTGCTGAGGaggagcttctccctgaggagcaagGGGTGGAAACACTTTCAATTTCCCACGTGGGAGAAAGTTTCAAATCTCAGTTTAAGCACCTTGGCAAATGTCCAAGGGGAACTCCAACTCTGTTAAGACATGACCCTCAATGCTTTTACAGTAACTAGTAGGCTGAGGGTTAATCACTTTGCAGAAAGTGTATACATGCATTACCTGTAGTAAACGATTACCTAGTCAGTACTGGAGCAAAGGACCCTGATGTCAACAGAAGGTTATTACCTTCATGTGGGCATCAAATGCTATAATATCCCTGATGTACTGAAAATGGGctcaaataaaatgtattaaataaacagcaatagtttttgtatttttagcaTAAATAATTCACTTATAATATTTAGTGAAGTGATATCACATCAAAAATAGTGGCAACAAGCTTCTCATTTGTACTATTATTTgtaatttctgtgtgtgtgtgcacgaaGGGAGGGGAGTTCAAGGGAGACTCTTAAGGGGTGTAATTCATATAAAATCTGCCCTATGAACCGAGCATCGCTTGGCGGCGTCCAAGCCTCCATGTGGTACTGATCACCTGGGCCAGCGTGGAAGGGTCTAACCCAACCTGTCGGGCAGATGGCAGCAACAAGGAAGGCCTTCAGGCTGTGGTCTTTCCAAAAGAACCCTGTTTGCTCCAGGACTGGAGTAAATCCTCTAAATGAAATGACACACCGTCAGGACGAACTGATGCCTTATTCTCACCTAGCCACTGTGGGCAGGGCCCAGAGCACGCACCTGAGGGCAACTGCTGCCCAGGTCTTGGAGCTGAGGAGCAGGCGATGCCAGGTTAGGGTCTGCCTCTGACCCTAGTTGCTCATAGAGCAACTGCACTTTGTTCAACTCTAAGATTCCTTTGGTTCTAGCCAAATTCTGAAGATGCTGTCTAAATGCTACAATTCCTGAAAGAAAGAACAACGACCAAACagtttaaataaaacacaaggcCTTTCAGTGACCAGAGGCATGAAACCAACATGGCAACAAACCCCACCCAGTCCTACAACACAAGAGCTGTAGGAGCCAGCAGAGAAGGCAGGCAGTCACCTTGGGTGAGGGAAGTGTCTGACGCCCGGCGGCCCTCTCTGAAGCTCACTGGAGACCTGTTGTGGGCCTCTCGTTTCTGGGAGCTCAGAGCCTGCATGGTGGGGTTGGCAGGTCTCAGGCTCACGAAGGGAGACGTCATGCGGGGTGAGGGCTGATTGGCTAACATGATGTCCTTAAGGGAAGGGTGGTCCTCAAGAAAGTGCAGGTCCCTCTGAACAGACCCCATATCATACTCAGAGTCCACACTGTCAAGGGAGGGGTTGTCACTCATGGAGAAAATTTTCCcttcaagagaaaagacaaaaacaaaacacaacgcCAACATGACCACCAATCAATCGCAACTTCTTGGAACATGGGATACAAAGCATAACCAGCTTGAGTTTCCACAGCAACAGTGTCCTTAATTTCTAACCAAAACGtcttttcagaacttttttaCACGTCAATTTAATCAGCTTCGAATTCTGTGGTGAAGACGCTCCAGAACCTGTACCCATAAGATCTTGGCCACTCCAAAAGAGCCAGAGTCCTCGATGAGTCACATCGCACTCGGATGAATCCTGGGCGTCAGGGGAGGCCACTCAGAGACGTTTCATTTTAATCTCTGAGAGCTGCTGAGCAGGCCTAATCTTAAGTCCTGCTGCATGTGGTCCACAAAGAAACAAGACACAGACAACATTCCAGGGGCTGGTTGGTATCATTCCTGTTTCTTGGAGAAGACTCAAGATGCCGGGAAGACCCAGGCCGGCACTTACTGAAAAGCGTACCTGAACCAGGCATCACGGCCAGCTGATTGGTCACTTCCGACAGAGTGTGCCGCCTCTGCCCGCCGCGTGTGGACTGGAAGGCGCCCAGGGCCCGCCCGGGGTCTTCCTCGGCCTCTCCTTCTGTCTCCAGCCCTTCATCAATGGAGGTCTCCATCACGTCGCTGGGCAGTGACTGGCACCCCTTCCTCGCCAGGACGGGAGGCACAGGGTCCAGGAGACAGCCATTTACCTAAATGTCAGTGTGACAGGGATGTGAGAGGAGCTATCAGGCGCTGCTCTGCTGAGACACTTGAAGAATCCACAAAGGCAAAAATGTCAAGACCTCTGGCCAATtacaaattaagtaaaatattaaaaatgtacatattggTTACTAATGACAACCATGTAGATTAGAAGTTAAGGCGAGTCAACCAACGGCAGCACTTAAGAGACAGAAGCCCATTATGACCCAAACTGGCACTGCCTCCCAGGTTTCTCTGAGTCATCATGATTACAATGAACACTTTTTTTTAGTGGTTTCCAGATGAATAGGGTCTATTAGCTTGAGGCCtaccaattattattattatttttaaataacggAAATGAAGAGGGGGAAGATGAGatttagtaaaaagaaaacaaaaccaactgCACGGCTCATAGCTAAGAAAAGAGTAGTCACCAGCATTCTTCTAATGTTCAACCACAAAACATACTGGAAGGCTCTACACATACTTCTATATGCATAATTTAAGTACCTGCACATTGGATTTAGTCTTTAGTTGGCTCTATGTGCCTaaggaatggaagaaagaatTCTTTAAAGACGGACATACCACAAAAAGGagtgaaaacaaaattcaaatggcAAACAGCCAAAGCCTTCCATTATAGAATAACAAATGACTCACAGGCCCCAAATTCCAGCAGAGGTTAACGAGCGGCAGCGCTCTGAATTCTCTCCGCTCCAGCAACACACACAGTATCTGCGCTTCCTATCCCACAGGATGAGCTCAGCACAGCTCCTGAGTGAGAGCGTCGTCGCCTTCCTCTGCAGTTGCCAAGCAAACCACCTTGAGGGGGCAGACACAGCCCACAAAGGGGAGCTGTGGTTGCGAGTTCTTCTGGCTGGTAAAAGCCCCAACGAGGAGGCAATTATTTACCTCATTACCTTAACTATCCCCCCATGGAAATCAATCCAGTTTTCTCCTATGAATAGCTGCTCAGGAACAGCCAGGCATAAGACTGAGCTCCCAGCAGTACTTTCACCTGGAATACACCAGGTAGCgctattgtttcctttggaaGCAGGAGAGGCTCATGTATGTGAGAGGTGACGTGGGACATCGCTATGCCAGACACAGGAAACTTTCCTCTTATGGCAACCAATCTGAAGGCGCTGCGAGGCCCTTTATTTGGAGAGGGAGACTTGGGTGACTCAGATCGTTGTTtgcttgggggaggggatggttaTTCCATAAAATCTGTTCTGGGGCTGTAGCCATTACTTGGATAAGGCAGCTAATGCACTACAGGGTTTTAAAGTGACAAGTGGCCACTTAAAAGGAAGGGTAGAAAATGCTTTCTTCCTAGACTAAGACCAATCTTCTCCATggcaccagaaaacaaaaactctgaaaTCTGGCCAGGAACAATTATGCTCCCCTTCAACCATCCCCAGATAAGTGTTCCCTTTTTAACTAAACTTGAAAGTTTTCTTGTAGGAAAGAATGATGGCTTGGGGACTTAACATTCATAACTCTACGCTACGTTCCTTGACTGTCTACTAGTATAATTTTCTAAGACTAGCCAAGGATGATttggaaatgaataaaaaacaacagagaaaagactgtTATCAAGTAAATATCTACTGAGCATCTTTACACTTTATAGCATATGTCAAAATTTTGTCAGATGTTTCTTGCAAGAAATATTTTGCAAGTACCGCCTTATAACCATGCCTTTCTTTCCTTAGTAGAGAAAGGCCACTTTTTTCTGAGTACTCAAAAAACCTTGCAGTCCCCCAAATTTACGATTTTTCTTAAATTGTctgcttataaatttatttcctcatctaGACTACAAGAAGAATTTTTATCGTTCATTTAACAATGTTTGCTGAATTCAGTTTCACCCTGGGACAGGTAGATGACAATGATCTGGTTTTTCAGATGATGCTTGGTGATAACTGAATCAGAAAATGCTGTGGTGACCCTTTCATAGTTAAGAGGTATGAACAGAAAGCTGCCCTAGAGCTCATTCAGTTTACAGGTGTGAACACTTTCATCTCTAAGATCAGTTCCTGAAACAGGTGATAATCATGCCACCTTTGCCTGCCAGTTTACCCAGGGACTTGATATAACAAATTAAACTCTAGGATTTTGTGACTGTAACATGGGCTGATCTATCTTAGTGACCTAAGCTGCTAGAAATGAGATCTTTTGCTCTAGGAAACAATCCAGGCTAACTGTAAACTCTAAGACTGCAAAATACAATATGGGTGGGTAAAACGTACATTTTCCAACACAGTGTTTTTGCCTTTCCTTAAAGTTCAGTATAGATCACTTCCCTTCTGATAAGAGATGTCAGATGCAGTAGATAGCATACATGTAGGAGTCAGCCTCTCAGAAACTCTACCACTAATTGATAATACCCCTGAGCTTACCACATACACAAGATTCTAGCACAGGAGACTGCTAAactgttatggattgaatgtcTGTATCTCCCCTTagattcatatattgaagccctaacatCAGTGTGGCTATACTGGAGATGGAGCCTCTAAAGAGCTGACTAACACGGTAGACTAATGTATAGTACTAGCCAGTgagcctggaggctgggaatGTGCCTTATTTAATTTGTATCCTAAGTGCCTGGCAAGTTTGGCATATATTGAAGAGGCTCAAACCTCAGCTCCATCACTtattaggcaagttgcttaacttctataaagctcttttttttttcttcacttgtaaaatgggagtaaagtTGTTTGGGAGGATTAACTAAAACACTGTGTATATTAACATTATTTCTGGACCAAAGAGAATgctattttataacaaaaaatttttaaagcatgagaataaaacaacaacattttcttttaaagcatttttaccaTCTTGAGGCAAATTAAACAAACAACCAGGTGAGGAAGAAAAGCACTAGATAACCCAGTTCCAGAAATTTATCCTAGGGAAATAATAAAAGGTATAGTCAAAAATTTAGACACAGGGATATTCACCTGAAGCATATGTAAGGAAGCAAAAAATATTCAAGTACCTGATGTCCAAAAATAGAAGAGTATTTAAATAAGGGTGCATCTAATACAATATATTAGGCAGTTGTTAAATATAACTCATGCTTTCAAAGAAGATTTCATGGTATGGGAAAAATGCTCATAATGTTATATTACATAAAAGCAAGGTACAAAATTACatataatagaataaaattttgttttaacaagTCTACCTACGTACTGAGTCACCCTAtactcatccacccacccatccatctatccatccatctatataACCTACTCTAAGGAAACGTGTCAAAATGGGCTTACCTTTGGGTAGGGGGACTatggataaattatttttttcctttatccctCTTTGAATTTTCCATGTGTGATTCTGACTGGTTTAATGtcttttaattagaaatttaaaaatccaaagtcaGAAGTAAAAGTGCAATTTCTCCCCTTTACAAAGTCTTAGAGGTTAACACGATTAAGAGTTTTTGATGAATATCCTTCTTAGATCTTTTGTCATGTGTACTacctttccttacttttttttttttgctgtacgtgggcctctcagtgttgtggcctctctcgttgcggagcacaggctccggacacgcaggcccagcggccatggctaacaggcccagctgctccgcggcatgtgggatcttcccggatgggggcacgaacccgtgtcccctcatcggcaggcggactctcaaccattgcgccaccagggaagccctgtactacctttataatttaaaaaaggtATTAAAAACGTCAATAGACATGAACAGCTCTACTACACTTGCACTTTCATAGTTTAGTTTCACAGTTCCCTTCCACTAACCGGACATGGAGACGGTAACTTGGAAAATCCTTTTCTCATAgaacttaaataaaatgttaaaactgaCTGAAGTGtccgtatgtgtgtgtatgtataaagtCCATTATTCCCAAAGAAACTCTCAAAAGTGAGAGACTGACCCTACAGGGCTTGCATCTGCTCCTGTATGGGCTCTGTACCACCTGGGGGCTCGGTTACTGCTCAGAGTTAGGTGACTGTCTCAGAAAGGTGCTATTTTGGGAGCAACCCCAAACCCATGTTTCAATGCAGACTTCCTGAGGGATTTTACTGATAAGTTTAAGTTGAAGACTtctgggagagaaggagaagcgAAACCTCCGAGGCGCACAATATCTGCCACCAATCGCGAGCAGAAATGACTGAGCAACACATGCAGTTACGCGGCATCCTTTAGACGACAACAAATAGGTGTTAGAGGAAATGCATATGAAGCAAGACCAACAACAAAGGGCTAGTATCTCTGTCTGacggttttgtgtgtgtgcgtttatTTATGGGCCCCAGAGAAAGAGGTGCTAGGGAGGGAAGAGGCACAAAGAGTACTGCTGACATAAATGAAATGGTACGCAAATAAGACCAGCGGATGTCTACAGCCTGGCTGAGTGCCAAGGTGGCCCTGCCAGTGTGGGTGGCCAGTTCCAGCATGGCATTGCTCTTCCTACAAATGCAAATATGCCATCTAGCTTCTGTCTATATCTTTCACAAAATCATTCATTTCCTGTCTGTTTCCTAGTTACGGTAACAATCACAAGCTTTAAAAATAGCTTGCCCTATATAATACAGCAGACAGTGCCCAATCTGTGTTTTGGGCCTGAGGCCCTCATAGCCAAGCTTTAAGCAgactgcattttaattttttcaaggggattagattttaaaaataaatgagtgatgtTGCCTCAATTTATGTCTAAATTTCTGGGTGAGAATGTAATAGCA carries:
- the SIK2 gene encoding serine/threonine-protein kinase SIK2 isoform X2; protein product: MVMADGPRHLQRGPVRVGFYEIEGTLGKGNFAVVKLGRHRITRTEVAIKIIDKSQLDAVNLEKIYREVQIMKMLDHPHIIKLYQVMETKSMLYLVTEYAKNGEIFDYLANHGRLNESEARRKFWQILSAVDYCHGRKIVHRDLKAENLLLDNNMNIKIADFGFGNFFKSGELLATWCGSPPYAAPEVFEGQQYEGPQLDIWSMGVVLYVLVCGALPFDGPTLPILRQRVLEGRFRIPYFMSEDCEHLIRRMLVLDPSKRLTIAQIKEHKWMLVEVPVQRTVLYPQGQENEPSIGEFNEQVLRLMHGLGIDQQKTIEALQNKSYNHFAAIYYLLVERLKSHRSSFPVEQRLDARQRRPSTIAEQTVAKTQTVGLPVTVHSPNVRVMRSALLPQASNVDAFSFPASGCQAEAAFMEEECVDTPKVNGCLLDPVPPVLARKGCQSLPSDVMETSIDEGLETEGEAEEDPGRALGAFQSTRGGQRRHTLSEVTNQLAVMPGSGKIFSMSDNPSLDSVDSEYDMGSVQRDLHFLEDHPSLKDIMLANQPSPRMTSPFVSLRPANPTMQALSSQKREAHNRSPVSFREGRRASDTSLTQGIVAFRQHLQNLARTKGILELNKVQLLYEQLGSEADPNLASPAPQLQDLGSSCPQGEAPPQQKSVSALPGSAHPQLSQRHSLEAQYLQHRLQKPSLLSKAQNTCQLYCKEPPRSLEQQLQEHRLQQKRLFLQKQSQLQAYFNQMQIAESSYPQPLPHQETPPPSQQPPPFSLTQPLSPVLEPASEQMQYSPFLSQYREMGLQPLSASPGPRAAPPPPPPQHSGAARAPLQFSYQTCELPGAASPEPDRPGPCQYSLDGAQQSGLAAPGCPRSSGLQEAPSSYDPLALSEFPGLFDCEMLEAVDPQHSGYVLVN
- the SIK2 gene encoding serine/threonine-protein kinase SIK2 isoform X1 — its product is MVMADGPRHLQRGPVRVGFYEIEGTLGKGNFAVVKLGRHRITRTEVAIKIIDKSQLDAVNLEKIYREVQIMKMLDHPHIIKLYQVMETKSMLYLVTEYAKNGEIFDYLANHGRLNESEARRKFWQILSAVDYCHGRKIVHRDLKAENLLLDNNMNIKIADFGFGNFFKSGELLATWCGSPPYAAPEVFEGQQYEGPQLDIWSMGVVLYVLVCGALPFDGPTLPILRQRVLEGRFRIPYFMSEDCEHLIRRMLVLDPSKRLTIAQIKEHKWMLVEVPVQRTVLYPQGQENEPSIGEFNEQVLRLMHGLGIDQQKTIEALQNKSYNHFAAIYYLLVERLKSHRSSFPVEQRLDARQRRPSTIAEQTVAKTQTVGLPVTVHSPNVRVMRSALLPQASNVDAFSFPASGCQAEAAFMEEECVDTPKVNGCLLDPVPPVLARKGCQSLPSDVMETSIDEGLETEGEAEEDPGRALGAFQSTRGGQRRHTLSEVTNQLAVMPGSGKIFSMSDNPSLDSVDSEYDMGSVQRDLHFLEDHPSLKDIMLANQPSPRMTSPFVSLRPANPTMQALSSQKREAHNRSPVSFREGRRASDTSLTQGIVAFRQHLQNLARTKGILELNKVQLLYEQLGSEADPNLASPAPQLQDLGSSCPQGEAPPQQKSVSALPGSAHPQLSQRHSLEAQYLQHRLQPSLLSKAQNTCQLYCKEPPRSLEQQLQEHRLQQKRLFLQKQSQLQAYFNQMQIAESSYPQPLPHQETPPPSQQPPPFSLTQPLSPVLEPASEQMQYSPFLSQYREMGLQPLSASPGPRAAPPPPPPQHSGAARAPLQFSYQTCELPGAASPEPDRPGPCQYSLDGAQQSGLAAPGCPRSSGLQEAPSSYDPLALSEFPGLFDCEMLEAVDPQHSGYVLVN
- the SIK2 gene encoding serine/threonine-protein kinase SIK2 isoform X3, with product MNIKIADFGFGNFFKSGELLATWCGSPPYAAPEVFEGQQYEGPQLDIWSMGVVLYVLVCGALPFDGPTLPILRQRVLEGRFRIPYFMSEDCEHLIRRMLVLDPSKRLTIAQIKEHKWMLVEVPVQRTVLYPQGQENEPSIGEFNEQVLRLMHGLGIDQQKTIEALQNKSYNHFAAIYYLLVERLKSHRSSFPVEQRLDARQRRPSTIAEQTVAKTQTVGLPVTVHSPNVRVMRSALLPQASNVDAFSFPASGCQAEAAFMEEECVDTPKVNGCLLDPVPPVLARKGCQSLPSDVMETSIDEGLETEGEAEEDPGRALGAFQSTRGGQRRHTLSEVTNQLAVMPGSGKIFSMSDNPSLDSVDSEYDMGSVQRDLHFLEDHPSLKDIMLANQPSPRMTSPFVSLRPANPTMQALSSQKREAHNRSPVSFREGRRASDTSLTQGIVAFRQHLQNLARTKGILELNKVQLLYEQLGSEADPNLASPAPQLQDLGSSCPQGEAPPQQKSVSALPGSAHPQLSQRHSLEAQYLQHRLQKPSLLSKAQNTCQLYCKEPPRSLEQQLQEHRLQQKRLFLQKQSQLQAYFNQMQIAESSYPQPLPHQETPPPSQQPPPFSLTQPLSPVLEPASEQMQYSPFLSQYREMGLQPLSASPGPRAAPPPPPPQHSGAARAPLQFSYQTCELPGAASPEPDRPGPCQYSLDGAQQSGLAAPGCPRSSGLQEAPSSYDPLALSEFPGLFDCEMLEAVDPQHSGYVLVN